A part of Acidimicrobiales bacterium genomic DNA contains:
- a CDS encoding FAD-dependent oxidoreductase, whose translation MHALMARRRGWQVVHLERDLQPRRATVRNFGLVWVSGRRAGPELELALRARELWGALGASLPDVGFRPDGSLTVAGHPAELAVMEELCARPDAGARGVRLLDADEARRHNPALRGELLGALLCERDAVVEPGRVLAAVRAELESEEGYDYLPGRTAEEAGPGWVLDSVGTRHQGDLVVLCPGAEHQGVAAPFLDGEPLRRCRLQMMQTAPLGERLTTSLADGDSLRYYPAFDLPSRAALPAAPWVVERHRMQLLVSQRAGGELTIGDTHAYDEPFDFAVDEVPYEHLKARLTSILGRPIPPVVRRWAGVYSERPDGGICVRAQPEPGIMVVTGVGGRGMTLSPAIAEQTVEAVE comes from the coding sequence ATGCACGCCCTGATGGCCCGCCGGCGCGGCTGGCAGGTGGTCCACCTGGAGCGCGACCTGCAGCCCCGGCGGGCCACGGTCCGCAACTTCGGCCTGGTGTGGGTGAGCGGCCGGCGGGCCGGGCCCGAGCTCGAGCTCGCCCTGCGGGCCCGCGAGCTCTGGGGCGCCCTCGGGGCGAGCCTCCCCGACGTGGGGTTCCGCCCCGACGGCTCCCTCACGGTCGCCGGGCACCCGGCCGAGCTGGCGGTGATGGAGGAGCTGTGCGCCCGGCCCGACGCCGGAGCCCGCGGGGTCCGGCTGCTCGACGCCGACGAGGCCCGCCGCCACAACCCGGCGCTGCGGGGCGAGCTGCTCGGCGCCCTCCTCTGCGAACGGGACGCGGTGGTGGAGCCGGGCCGGGTGCTCGCAGCGGTGCGCGCCGAGCTCGAGTCGGAGGAGGGCTACGACTACCTCCCCGGTCGCACCGCGGAGGAGGCGGGACCGGGCTGGGTGCTCGACAGCGTCGGCACCCGCCACCAGGGCGACCTGGTGGTGCTGTGCCCGGGCGCCGAGCACCAGGGCGTGGCCGCCCCCTTCCTCGACGGCGAGCCGCTCCGACGGTGCCGCCTCCAGATGATGCAGACCGCGCCGCTGGGGGAGCGGCTCACCACCTCCCTGGCCGACGGCGACAGCCTCCGCTACTACCCGGCCTTCGACCTGCCCTCGCGCGCCGCGCTGCCCGCCGCCCCGTGGGTGGTCGAGCGCCACCGCATGCAGCTGCTGGTGTCGCAGCGGGCTGGCGGCGAGCTCACGATCGGCGACACCCACGCCTACGACGAGCCCTTCGACTTCGCCGTCGACGAGGTGCCGTACGAGCACCTGAAGGCCCGCCTGACGTCGATCCTCGGCCGGCCGATCCCACCCGTGGTCCGCCGGTGGGCCGGGGTGTACTCGGAACGACCCGACGGGGGGATCTGCGTGCGGGCGCAGCCGGAACCCGGGATCATGGTGGTCACCGGCGTGGGCGGGCGGGGGATGACCCTCTCGCCGGCCATCGCCGAGCAGACCGTCGAGGCCGTCGAGTGA
- a CDS encoding ATP-dependent DNA helicase encodes MADAVASAIDGERHLVVQAGTGTGKSLAYLVPAVLSGRRVVVATATKALQDQLAGKDLPFLAEHLGKPVEFAVLKGRANYACLQRVREVAAGDDQQALELGVGAVREELRELVAWAGRTDTGDRAELPREPSARAWAAVSVSARECPGAARCPMGEACFAEAARRRAAAADVVVVNTHLYGLHLASGGAVLADHDVVVIDEAHQLEEVISATAGLELGAGRFSALARTVRSILADDALVAEIDGAGSRLADSLGPHAGRRLPGAFPPDVGDALGLARSRLERAVAALGALADALDGRTDDAAARRTRAVKATASLIDDVDAALAVPATHVAWVEGPAHTPRLMVAPVDVADVLAGLWAERTAVLTSATLSPALPERLGLPPGGFDVLDTGSPFDYQANAILYCAAHLPDPRSPAYEAAAHEELAALIGAAGGRTLALFTSWRAMEAAAESVGPRLPYRVITQSELPKPALLDAFSADETSCLFATMGFWQGVDVPGPALSLVAIDRIPFPRPDEPLLQARRERAGAGAFRLVDLPRAATLLAQGAGRLIRSADDRGVVAVLDPRLAHATYRWELVRALPPMRRTRHRAEVEAFLRSLRDA; translated from the coding sequence ATGGCCGACGCCGTGGCCTCGGCCATCGACGGCGAGCGGCACCTGGTGGTGCAGGCCGGCACCGGCACGGGCAAGTCGCTGGCCTACCTCGTGCCGGCCGTGCTGTCGGGCCGCCGGGTGGTCGTGGCCACCGCCACCAAGGCCCTGCAGGACCAGCTGGCCGGCAAGGACCTGCCCTTCCTCGCCGAGCACCTCGGCAAGCCGGTGGAGTTCGCGGTGCTGAAGGGCCGGGCCAACTACGCGTGCCTGCAACGGGTGCGGGAGGTCGCTGCCGGCGACGACCAGCAGGCGCTCGAGCTGGGGGTCGGCGCCGTGCGGGAGGAGCTCCGCGAGCTGGTCGCGTGGGCCGGCCGCACCGACACCGGCGACCGGGCCGAGCTGCCCCGGGAGCCGTCGGCCCGGGCGTGGGCCGCGGTCTCGGTGTCGGCCCGCGAGTGCCCGGGGGCGGCGCGCTGCCCGATGGGCGAGGCGTGCTTCGCGGAGGCGGCCCGGCGCCGTGCGGCGGCCGCCGACGTCGTGGTGGTCAACACCCACCTGTACGGCCTGCACCTCGCGAGCGGTGGGGCCGTGCTGGCCGACCACGACGTGGTCGTGATCGACGAGGCCCACCAGCTCGAGGAGGTCATCTCGGCCACCGCCGGCCTCGAGCTGGGCGCGGGCCGCTTCAGCGCGCTGGCCCGCACGGTGCGGTCCATCCTCGCCGACGACGCCCTCGTCGCCGAGATCGACGGCGCCGGCAGCCGCCTGGCCGACTCGCTGGGGCCCCACGCCGGGCGGCGCCTGCCCGGCGCCTTCCCGCCCGACGTCGGCGACGCCCTCGGCCTGGCCCGCAGCCGCCTCGAGCGGGCGGTGGCCGCCCTGGGCGCCCTGGCCGACGCCCTCGACGGCCGCACCGACGACGCGGCCGCCCGCCGCACCCGCGCCGTCAAGGCCACCGCCTCGCTCATCGACGACGTCGACGCCGCGCTGGCGGTGCCCGCGACGCACGTGGCGTGGGTGGAGGGGCCGGCCCACACCCCCCGGCTGATGGTGGCGCCGGTCGACGTGGCCGACGTCCTGGCCGGGCTCTGGGCCGAGCGCACCGCCGTGCTCACCAGCGCCACCCTGTCCCCCGCCCTGCCGGAGCGGCTCGGCCTGCCGCCGGGGGGCTTCGACGTGCTCGACACGGGCAGCCCGTTCGACTACCAGGCCAACGCGATCCTCTACTGCGCGGCGCACCTGCCCGACCCCCGCAGCCCCGCCTACGAGGCCGCCGCCCACGAGGAGCTGGCCGCCCTGATCGGCGCGGCCGGCGGGCGCACCCTGGCCCTGTTCACCAGCTGGCGGGCCATGGAGGCCGCCGCCGAGTCCGTCGGCCCGCGGCTCCCCTACCGGGTGATCACCCAGTCGGAGCTCCCCAAGCCGGCGCTGCTCGACGCCTTCTCCGCCGACGAGACGTCGTGCCTGTTCGCCACCATGGGCTTCTGGCAGGGCGTCGACGTGCCCGGGCCCGCGCTGTCGCTGGTCGCCATCGACCGGATCCCGTTCCCCCGGCCCGACGAGCCGTTGCTCCAAGCTCGCCGCGAGCGGGCCGGCGCCGGGGCGTTCCGCCTGGTCGACCTGCCACGCGCCGCCACCCTGCTGGCCCAGGGCGCGGGCCGCCTGATCCGCTCGGCGGACGACCGGGGCGTGGTGGCCGTGCTCGACCCCCGCCTGGCCCACGCCACCTACCGGTGGGAGCTGGTGCGGGCCCTGCCCCCGATGCGCCGCACCCGTCACCGGGCCGAGGTCGAGGCCTTCCTCCGGTCGCTCCGCGACGCCTGA
- the recO gene encoding DNA repair protein RecO: MGLYRDHGIVLRTYKLGEADRIVSLVTERHGKVRAVAKGVRKTSSRFGARLEPTSHVSLLLYEGRELDIVSQAETIDQFRAIRGDLHRLTRAIALLEAVDQVSQERHEDPHLYQMLLGALRQLDARDAPLLLPAFFWKLLAHEGFRPELDVCVSCGSDGPLVAFDLDEGGALCRSCRRGVPLSPEALDLLRRILGGGLAGVLAGPASPGTGELEALATRALEHHLERRLRSLTLLDP; the protein is encoded by the coding sequence GTGGGCCTCTACCGCGACCACGGGATCGTGCTCCGCACGTACAAGCTGGGCGAGGCCGACCGCATCGTGAGCCTGGTCACCGAGCGCCACGGCAAGGTCCGCGCCGTCGCCAAGGGCGTCCGCAAGACCAGCAGCCGCTTCGGGGCCCGGCTGGAGCCCACGTCGCACGTCAGCCTCCTCCTGTACGAGGGCCGCGAGCTCGACATCGTGAGCCAGGCCGAGACCATCGACCAGTTCCGGGCCATCCGCGGCGACCTCCACCGGCTCACCCGGGCGATCGCCCTCCTCGAGGCCGTCGACCAGGTGTCCCAGGAGCGCCACGAGGACCCCCACCTGTACCAGATGCTGCTGGGCGCCCTCCGCCAGCTCGACGCGCGCGACGCCCCGCTGCTCCTGCCGGCCTTCTTCTGGAAGCTGCTGGCCCACGAGGGGTTCCGCCCCGAGCTCGACGTGTGCGTGTCGTGCGGCTCCGACGGCCCCCTGGTGGCGTTCGACCTCGACGAGGGCGGCGCGCTGTGCCGCAGCTGCCGGCGCGGGGTGCCGCTGTCGCCCGAGGCCCTCGATCTGCTCCGCCGGATCCTGGGCGGCGGCCTGGCCGGCGTGCTGGCCGGGCCGGCGTCGCCCGGGACGGGCGAGCTGGAGGCCCTGGCCACCCGCGCCCTCGAGCACCACCTCGAGCGCCGCCTGCGCTCGCTCACCCTGCTCGATCCCTGA
- the adhE gene encoding bifunctional acetaldehyde-CoA/alcohol dehydrogenase, with the protein MPDPIAAVPDGLDVERALELDEVVGRAQQAARAFRELDQEQVDAIVWAMVVAGLESAGDLALAAVEETGFGVLEDKVVKNFVATEFLYDYLKDKKTVGVIDEDPERAIEYVAEPIGVVLAITPVTNPTSTVLFKAIVAAKTRNAIVFRPSPRAWRCAERTMEVMREAAEAAGMPPGALQLIPDQPHVVTHYLFKHPGIDFIWTTGGPKVVAAANSAGKPAVSVGPGNAPVYVHRTADVKMAVVDILISKTFDASVICPAEQTCVVDEAVYDELVAEFSRMGARVLSPEEVDRLSGFAFGRDGVVNMEALGQTAPVLAERAGIPADPATKILIAPLPTDLDELARHPLVHEKLMPVLGLVWSPSVEHGVEACVLVTESGGLGHTSAVYARDDDVIDAYAKAVRTGRILVNAPTAVGALGGVYNSLTPTFSLGCGTWGGSSTTDNVNYRNLLNIKTVSRRKTPPQWFRVPSETYFNLGAIEALDQIKVDKAVIVTDQLLADRGMADEVREHLRGAHVEVFSAITPEPDEALVRQGVDLLQRVEPELVVAIGGGSVIDAAKAMRLFYENPALTLRGLTLPFLDARKRVADYPQITHSVKLVAVPTTAGTGSEVSPAAVLRVVDHKVTLVDYGLVPDVAIVDPHFTMSMPPSVTADTGIDALTHALEAGVSIFASPYTDALCAQACRLIFTYLPRAVADGSDMEARTAMANAATMAGIAFSNAFVGVNHALAHAVGPRFGVPHGRINGIFLPHVMRYNASLPTKFMPAPGYGAYVAPDKYTELGWIIFGGHSPEERRQRLFDHVDELLDEVGIPRSLKEVGVPEDEFRAALPDLARATFEDPSMRTNPRMPMVMELLQLLEAAYSGDRL; encoded by the coding sequence ATGCCCGACCCCATCGCAGCCGTTCCCGACGGGCTCGACGTCGAGCGTGCGCTCGAGCTCGACGAGGTCGTCGGACGGGCCCAGCAGGCCGCCCGCGCCTTCCGGGAGCTCGACCAGGAGCAGGTCGACGCCATCGTGTGGGCGATGGTCGTGGCCGGCCTGGAGAGCGCCGGCGACCTGGCCCTCGCCGCCGTCGAGGAGACCGGCTTCGGCGTGCTCGAGGACAAGGTGGTCAAGAACTTCGTGGCCACCGAGTTCCTGTACGACTACCTGAAGGACAAGAAGACCGTCGGCGTGATCGACGAGGACCCCGAGCGGGCCATCGAGTACGTGGCCGAGCCCATCGGCGTGGTGCTGGCCATCACCCCGGTGACGAACCCCACGTCGACCGTGCTGTTCAAGGCGATCGTGGCCGCCAAGACGCGCAACGCCATCGTGTTCCGTCCCTCCCCGCGCGCCTGGCGGTGCGCGGAGCGCACCATGGAGGTGATGCGCGAAGCCGCCGAGGCCGCCGGCATGCCCCCCGGGGCCCTGCAGCTGATCCCCGACCAGCCCCACGTGGTGACCCACTACCTGTTCAAGCACCCGGGGATCGACTTCATCTGGACCACCGGCGGGCCGAAGGTCGTCGCCGCCGCCAACTCGGCCGGCAAGCCCGCGGTGTCGGTGGGCCCCGGGAACGCCCCCGTCTACGTGCACCGGACCGCCGACGTGAAGATGGCGGTCGTCGACATCCTCATCTCCAAGACCTTCGACGCCTCGGTGATCTGCCCGGCCGAGCAGACCTGCGTGGTCGACGAGGCCGTCTACGACGAGCTGGTCGCCGAGTTCTCGCGCATGGGCGCCCGGGTGCTCAGCCCCGAGGAGGTCGACCGGCTCTCCGGCTTCGCCTTCGGTCGCGACGGGGTGGTGAACATGGAGGCGCTGGGCCAGACCGCCCCCGTGCTGGCCGAGCGGGCGGGCATCCCCGCCGACCCGGCCACGAAGATCCTCATCGCGCCGCTCCCGACCGACCTCGACGAGCTGGCCCGGCACCCCTTGGTGCACGAGAAGCTCATGCCGGTGCTGGGTCTGGTGTGGTCGCCCAGCGTGGAGCACGGCGTCGAGGCCTGTGTGCTGGTCACCGAGTCCGGCGGCCTCGGCCACACCTCGGCGGTGTACGCCAGGGACGACGACGTGATCGACGCCTACGCCAAGGCGGTGCGCACCGGTCGCATCCTGGTGAACGCGCCGACGGCCGTCGGCGCCCTCGGCGGCGTCTACAACTCGCTCACGCCCACGTTCTCGCTGGGCTGTGGCACCTGGGGGGGATCGAGCACGACCGACAACGTGAACTACCGCAACCTGCTCAACATCAAGACGGTGTCGCGGCGCAAGACGCCCCCGCAGTGGTTCCGCGTGCCGTCGGAGACGTACTTCAACCTCGGCGCCATCGAGGCCCTCGACCAGATCAAGGTGGACAAGGCCGTCATCGTCACCGACCAGCTCCTCGCCGACCGGGGCATGGCCGACGAGGTCCGCGAGCACCTGCGGGGCGCCCACGTCGAGGTGTTCTCGGCGATCACCCCGGAGCCCGACGAGGCCCTCGTCCGCCAGGGCGTCGACCTGCTCCAGCGGGTCGAGCCCGAGCTGGTCGTGGCGATCGGCGGCGGGTCGGTGATCGACGCCGCCAAGGCCATGCGGCTGTTCTACGAGAACCCGGCGCTCACCCTCCGGGGCCTCACCCTCCCCTTCCTCGACGCCCGCAAGCGGGTCGCCGACTACCCGCAGATCACGCACTCGGTGAAGCTCGTGGCCGTGCCCACCACCGCGGGCACCGGGTCGGAGGTCAGCCCTGCGGCGGTGCTGCGGGTCGTCGACCACAAGGTCACGCTCGTCGACTACGGCCTCGTCCCCGACGTGGCCATCGTCGACCCGCACTTCACCATGAGCATGCCGCCGTCGGTCACCGCCGACACCGGGATCGACGCCCTCACCCACGCCCTCGAGGCCGGGGTGTCGATCTTCGCCTCGCCCTACACCGACGCCCTCTGCGCGCAGGCGTGCCGGCTGATCTTCACCTACCTGCCGCGCGCCGTGGCCGACGGGAGCGACATGGAGGCCCGCACGGCGATGGCCAACGCCGCCACGATGGCGGGGATCGCGTTCTCGAACGCGTTCGTGGGCGTGAACCACGCCCTCGCCCACGCCGTCGGCCCGCGCTTCGGCGTCCCGCACGGACGGATCAACGGGATCTTCCTGCCCCACGTGATGCGCTACAACGCCTCGCTCCCCACCAAGTTCATGCCTGCACCGGGCTACGGGGCCTACGTGGCGCCCGACAAGTACACGGAGCTGGGATGGATCATCTTCGGTGGGCACAGCCCGGAGGAGCGGCGCCAGCGGCTGTTCGACCACGTCGACGAGCTCCTCGACGAGGTGGGCATCCCACGGAGCCTCAAGGAGGTGGGCGTGCCCGAGGACGAGTTCCGGGCCGCGCTCCCCGACCTGGCCCGGGCCACCTTCGAGGATCCCAGCATGCGCACCAACCCGCGGATGCCGATGGTGATGGAGCTGCTCCAGCTGCTGGAGGCCGCGTACTCCGGCGACCGGCTCTGA
- the uppS gene encoding di-trans,poly-cis-decaprenylcistransferase — translation MVPHDIDPTRIPRHVACVMDGNGRWAQKRGLKRTEGHAAGEEALFDTVEGALDLGLSWLTVYAFSTENWRRPADEVRFLMHFNEHILTDRRDELHERGVRITFAGRRDWRVPRRLLRRMDEALELTRANRVMTLTIAFNYGGRAEIVDAVRALVAAGAGPGDITEKAIRRHLYLPDMPDPDVVIRTSGEYRISNFLLWELAYSELVFTEVLWPDFRREHLFEAVREYQRRERRFGGLEG, via the coding sequence GTGGTGCCCCACGACATCGACCCCACGCGCATCCCGCGCCACGTCGCCTGCGTGATGGACGGCAACGGCCGGTGGGCGCAGAAGCGGGGGCTCAAGCGCACCGAGGGGCACGCGGCCGGCGAAGAGGCCCTGTTCGACACCGTCGAGGGGGCGCTGGATCTCGGCCTGTCGTGGCTGACGGTCTACGCGTTCTCCACCGAGAACTGGCGGCGCCCCGCCGACGAGGTGCGCTTCCTCATGCACTTCAACGAGCACATCCTCACCGACCGGCGCGACGAGCTCCACGAGCGAGGGGTGCGCATCACCTTCGCGGGCCGGCGCGACTGGCGGGTGCCCCGCCGCCTGCTGCGCCGCATGGACGAAGCCCTCGAGCTCACCCGGGCCAACAGGGTGATGACGCTCACGATCGCCTTCAACTACGGCGGCCGGGCCGAGATCGTCGACGCCGTGCGCGCCCTGGTGGCCGCGGGCGCCGGGCCTGGCGACATCACCGAGAAGGCGATCCGCCGCCACCTGTACCTGCCCGACATGCCCGACCCCGACGTGGTGATCCGCACGTCGGGCGAGTACCGCATCTCCAACTTCCTGCTGTGGGAGCTGGCGTACAGCGAGCTGGTCTTCACCGAGGTGCTGTGGCCCGACTTCCGCCGCGAGCACCTGTTCGAGGCGGTGCGCGAGTACCAGCGGCGCGAGCGCCGCTTCGGCGGCCTCGAGGGCTGA
- a CDS encoding phosphonatase-like hydrolase — MRLVCLDMAGTTVRDDGTVERAFLTAMEALAPPGDDAWLAGALEHVRATMGQSKITVFRSLFDDEGRAQEANRRFEAAYDDAVSRGEVAPIPGAEGAMADLRAAGRLVCLTTGFSPATRDGIVAALGWGSRVDLVLSPADAGRGRPYPDMLLTALIRLGVDDVREVAVAGDTASDLLAGWRAGASVVAGVLTGAHTREQLEAAPHTHVLASVADLPAVVADA; from the coding sequence ATCCGCCTGGTGTGCCTCGACATGGCGGGCACCACGGTGCGCGACGACGGCACGGTGGAGCGGGCCTTCCTGACGGCCATGGAGGCGCTGGCCCCGCCGGGCGACGACGCCTGGCTGGCGGGGGCGCTCGAGCACGTTCGGGCGACGATGGGCCAGTCGAAGATCACCGTGTTCCGGTCTCTGTTCGACGACGAGGGACGGGCCCAGGAGGCCAACCGCCGCTTCGAGGCCGCCTACGACGACGCCGTCTCGCGGGGCGAGGTGGCACCCATCCCCGGGGCCGAGGGGGCCATGGCCGACCTCCGGGCGGCCGGCCGCCTGGTGTGTCTCACCACCGGGTTCTCACCCGCCACCCGCGACGGCATCGTCGCCGCCCTCGGGTGGGGGAGCCGGGTCGACCTGGTCCTGTCCCCGGCCGACGCCGGCCGCGGCCGGCCGTACCCCGACATGCTGCTCACCGCCCTCATCCGCCTCGGCGTCGACGACGTGCGGGAGGTGGCCGTGGCCGGCGACACCGCCAGCGACCTGCTCGCCGGCTGGCGGGCAGGGGCCTCGGTGGTGGCGGGGGTGCTCACCGGCGCCCACACCCGCGAGCAGCTCGAGGCCGCGCCCCACACGCACGTGCTGGCCAGCGTGGCCGACCTCCCGGCGGTGGTCGCCGACGCCTGA